Proteins from a genomic interval of Candidatus Aquicultor sp.:
- the dprA gene encoding DNA-processing protein DprA has product METQLEVHERNNKHWLGVKLCPPFRNRIYRLVDAAGGAEALWEMDTDGLVALGLTPELAAESVAFRAAVSLEEEYNKLRSKGVSIVTSEEDIFPELLRYAEGHPRALFVKGNLEPYSTAVAIVGARRSTSHGKILAEELAAELAEEGIVIVSGGARGIDSAAHKGALEAGGVTLAVLGSGPDIIYPPENRQLFERVIENGAIISEYPPGTIPMAHNFPARNRIVAGMCKAVIVVEASEKSGALITADFALEYGREVFAAPGFSKNETSKGTNKLIKQGAFLIEDASDVFEVLGIKSSRAGDNGKLDALSDKERDVLNIIGWEPRRLDEIAREISLCETGATGSIGSAGYATSAVSELSILLVILEINGYLKKDIAGSYVRVK; this is encoded by the coding sequence ATGGAAACACAACTCGAAGTGCATGAAAGGAATAATAAGCACTGGCTCGGTGTGAAGCTGTGCCCACCGTTTCGCAATCGTATTTACCGCCTAGTGGATGCGGCCGGCGGGGCAGAAGCCCTTTGGGAGATGGATACGGACGGGCTCGTTGCGCTGGGCTTAACACCGGAGCTCGCAGCTGAATCAGTAGCATTTAGAGCGGCCGTGAGCCTTGAGGAAGAATACAATAAGCTACGTAGCAAAGGCGTCTCTATTGTTACCAGTGAGGAAGACATATTTCCCGAGCTGCTGCGTTATGCGGAAGGGCATCCCCGAGCGCTGTTCGTAAAGGGTAATCTAGAACCATATAGTACGGCTGTGGCCATTGTAGGCGCACGGCGTTCAACTTCTCACGGCAAGATTCTTGCAGAAGAGCTCGCAGCAGAGCTTGCTGAAGAGGGCATAGTAATCGTTTCAGGCGGCGCACGCGGTATCGACAGCGCTGCCCATAAAGGTGCACTGGAAGCGGGCGGCGTTACGCTCGCGGTTCTTGGGAGCGGGCCTGATATCATCTACCCGCCGGAAAACCGTCAGCTATTTGAACGGGTCATTGAAAATGGGGCGATTATTTCAGAATATCCGCCGGGTACTATCCCGATGGCGCACAATTTTCCGGCCAGAAACCGGATTGTCGCGGGAATGTGCAAGGCGGTCATTGTTGTTGAGGCAAGTGAAAAGAGCGGCGCTCTTATTACCGCCGATTTCGCGCTTGAGTACGGGCGGGAAGTGTTCGCAGCGCCAGGATTTTCTAAGAATGAAACAAGCAAGGGGACAAATAAGCTAATTAAACAGGGCGCGTTCTTAATAGAGGACGCCTCTGACGTGTTTGAAGTCCTCGGCATTAAGTCCTCACGTGCGGGCGATAACGGTAAGCTCGATGCCTTATCAGACAAGGAACGCGATGTTCTCAATATTATCGGCTGGGAACCAAGAAGGTTGGACGAAATTGCTAGAGAGATTAGTTTATGCGAAACCGGTGCAACCGGATCTATCGGGTCCGCTGGGTATGCTACATCTGCCGTATCTGAGTTATCGATATTACTGGTAATACTTGAGATCAACGGCTATCTCAAAAAGGATATTGCGGGCAGCTACGTTAGAGTGAAGTAA
- a CDS encoding MerR family transcriptional regulator yields MSSKRDYLTIGEVVEQLKPRYPDLSISKIRYYEDEKIIKPERTEGGYRKFRKDDVKRLELALRLQKEKYLPLNVIRQNLDLMDMGQVTPEVRQLARDTSEDHISSDDQPVPTEKAIASIGIAPDTVKMLENFGIVKPVRTSEGKCYTSADVKIMVIAREMSKYGIEPRHLRMYASLAEKESDLFQQILYPIVRQKADDKAQRVREVLENLSDLSNQLKALLLNKRVKEYMQGK; encoded by the coding sequence ATGTCGTCAAAGAGGGATTACTTAACGATCGGTGAAGTTGTCGAACAACTCAAACCGCGCTACCCCGATTTATCGATTAGTAAGATCCGGTACTACGAGGATGAGAAGATCATCAAACCCGAGCGCACCGAAGGCGGCTACCGAAAATTTCGTAAAGACGATGTAAAGCGTCTCGAGCTTGCACTGCGGCTTCAGAAAGAGAAATACCTGCCGCTGAATGTTATCAGGCAAAACCTTGATTTGATGGATATGGGTCAGGTAACGCCCGAGGTTCGCCAGCTGGCACGCGATACGAGCGAAGACCATATCTCCTCCGACGATCAGCCGGTTCCGACCGAAAAAGCGATAGCGAGTATCGGCATTGCCCCCGATACGGTAAAAATGCTTGAGAACTTCGGCATCGTAAAACCGGTACGCACAAGCGAAGGCAAGTGCTACACGTCGGCCGATGTAAAGATTATGGTAATCGCTCGCGAGATGTCTAAATACGGCATCGAGCCCCGTCACCTTCGCATGTACGCAAGCCTCGCGGAAAAGGAATCCGATTTGTTCCAGCAAATCCTGTATCCGATCGTCAGGCAAAAAGCCGATGATAAAGCGCAGCGGGTTCGCGAAGTGCTCGAAAACCTAAGCGATCTCTCAAATCAACTCAAAGCATTGCTGCTCAACAAGCGAGTTAAAGAGTATATGCAGGGGAAATAA
- a CDS encoding YraN family protein: MALGKQGEDFAALHLQRKDYRIIERNFRTKLGEIDIIAATGRILVFCEVKTRLTTRYGQPFEAVTPHKQRTIRAVAEMYLAMQKRISGYSEIRFDVISILQEGREVTVNHIENAF; encoded by the coding sequence ATGGCACTCGGTAAACAAGGCGAAGACTTTGCGGCGCTTCACTTACAGCGAAAAGACTACCGCATTATAGAGCGTAACTTTCGAACGAAGCTCGGTGAAATAGATATCATAGCGGCAACCGGCCGCATTTTGGTGTTCTGCGAGGTAAAGACCCGCCTGACGACACGATACGGGCAACCTTTCGAAGCGGTAACACCACACAAGCAGCGCACCATCCGAGCCGTCGCAGAGATGTATCTTGCAATGCAGAAGAGAATAAGCGGTTACAGTGAGATACGGTTCGATGTAATTTCGATACTGCAAGAGGGGCGTGAGGTTACAGTGAACCACATCGAAAACGCATTCTAG
- a CDS encoding FHA domain-containing protein translates to MDCTKCGCANESLATVCTKCGEPLKTKLNDIESTMALSPIEVEEECRKITIPATKAKGPILMVKKGPFIGQNFDLKKNEITLGRDPSSDIFLDDVTVSRHHARIIVSDDSVSIVDVGSLNGTYVNHELIEERQVLFSDDELQIGKFKLVFRDKK, encoded by the coding sequence ATGGATTGCACAAAATGCGGCTGTGCAAATGAATCACTTGCGACAGTGTGCACAAAATGCGGCGAACCATTAAAAACAAAATTAAATGATATCGAGAGCACGATGGCGTTATCTCCGATCGAAGTCGAGGAAGAATGCCGCAAGATTACTATCCCCGCGACAAAGGCAAAAGGTCCTATATTGATGGTCAAGAAAGGGCCGTTTATCGGGCAAAATTTCGACTTAAAAAAGAACGAAATAACGCTTGGTCGTGACCCGAGCAGTGACATCTTTCTCGATGATGTTACGGTATCAAGGCACCACGCCAGGATTATCGTTTCCGACGATTCGGTGAGCATCGTTGACGTCGGCAGCTTGAACGGCACCTATGTTAACCATGAGCTTATTGAAGAACGCCAGGTGCTGTTCTCGGACGACGAGCTTCAAATCGGTAAATTCAAGCTTGTCTTTAGAGACAAGAAATAA
- a CDS encoding S-layer homology domain-containing protein has translation MTVSVTADTSGSRIIGGVAIWKSPSGKMLNIDLSEGSNGSVLTGLLHINAYAEPGLWKCLGTEVYDDSGHVGTSNENDDFSAANLTVHSEHPDIVAPTVGALKLSSHTVRPGDVLYIKVKAADNYSGVDSGFISWAQSESHDGGEITANLTYNAASKMLEAAIIVPDEVFPGEMALSYLRVVDKAGNQLEYGLDNPEDPTQKAQVIDPHSATITVDTRNIEAILCPPVIISPTGGDKDTLKLSDENAEKPGIQITIKGLAVPGYKVRLESGGKLLAEKRSGLNGVWSAQITVSGQLREIYAYSLLPNGLRSKACSKITRVQAAKLVMKLNLFSPTIDPAFKGYFKDVPRTNPYVHYIETAVNSGTFTDEDTSTGMFRPNDTLTRLQLLDWISFNGSAAGAEDLTGDTPLDTPIEPSAPAQYKGYFGDVPESDPHALQIENMYAHEYISGNPNGTFHPNDPISASLVIAGFPNIGLRDVSEGWYTGYVFDLSIAGVIGGTGTGFFDPNRKVTKAEFAKMVCKSLGWEPTSGEASKTVEVQPSHWAYPYIKTLSEKGVLAYAGGSYKPGEYVTRAEAVRLVVIAGILKFDTTGERFPDIVGHTDTEYILTGRKYGIVSGYPDGTFAPDTPVSRCEAAKFIWILQRNLLP, from the coding sequence GTGACGGTTTCAGTTACCGCCGATACGAGTGGGTCAAGGATAATCGGCGGTGTAGCCATTTGGAAGTCACCATCGGGTAAGATGCTTAACATTGATTTGTCCGAAGGTTCAAATGGAAGTGTTTTAACCGGGCTGCTCCATATCAACGCATACGCCGAGCCCGGTCTCTGGAAGTGTTTGGGCACTGAAGTTTACGACGACAGCGGTCACGTAGGGACATCTAACGAGAACGATGATTTTAGCGCGGCGAATCTTACGGTACACAGCGAGCACCCGGATATTGTCGCACCGACAGTCGGTGCTTTGAAGCTCTCATCCCATACTGTTCGACCGGGCGATGTGCTCTATATCAAGGTAAAAGCCGCCGACAATTATTCAGGTGTTGATTCAGGCTTTATAAGCTGGGCTCAATCCGAGTCTCATGACGGTGGTGAAATAACCGCTAATCTCACGTACAATGCAGCAAGCAAAATGCTTGAAGCGGCTATTATAGTTCCCGATGAGGTGTTTCCAGGCGAGATGGCTTTGAGCTACCTTAGGGTAGTCGATAAAGCAGGCAATCAGCTCGAATACGGCCTCGACAACCCAGAGGACCCCACCCAGAAAGCTCAGGTGATCGACCCTCATAGCGCGACGATAACCGTCGATACTCGGAACATCGAAGCGATACTGTGCCCGCCGGTAATTATAAGCCCGACCGGCGGTGATAAGGATACGCTTAAGTTAAGCGATGAAAATGCTGAAAAGCCGGGCATTCAGATCACCATCAAAGGGCTTGCGGTTCCCGGCTACAAAGTGCGCCTCGAATCGGGAGGGAAACTGCTTGCAGAGAAGCGGTCGGGTCTTAACGGTGTTTGGAGCGCACAGATTACCGTCTCCGGTCAACTTAGAGAGATATACGCATATTCGTTGCTCCCAAATGGCCTCCGGTCTAAAGCATGCTCAAAAATAACGCGGGTGCAAGCGGCAAAGCTGGTGATGAAACTAAATCTATTTAGCCCTACCATCGACCCTGCGTTTAAAGGATATTTCAAAGACGTTCCTCGTACCAACCCGTACGTGCACTACATCGAGACGGCGGTTAATTCCGGTACGTTTACGGATGAGGATACGAGCACGGGGATGTTCAGGCCTAACGATACTTTAACACGGTTGCAGTTGCTCGACTGGATATCTTTCAACGGTTCCGCTGCCGGCGCTGAAGACCTAACTGGGGATACGCCACTTGATACGCCAATCGAACCATCTGCTCCTGCGCAGTATAAGGGGTATTTTGGGGATGTTCCCGAGTCAGATCCGCACGCACTGCAGATCGAGAATATGTACGCGCACGAATATATTTCCGGTAATCCAAATGGAACATTTCATCCCAATGATCCTATTTCGGCTTCACTGGTGATTGCCGGGTTCCCAAACATCGGTCTTCGAGATGTTTCGGAGGGCTGGTATACCGGATACGTGTTTGACTTATCGATCGCAGGTGTCATTGGCGGTACCGGTACCGGGTTCTTTGATCCGAACCGGAAAGTAACAAAGGCGGAGTTTGCGAAGATGGTATGCAAATCTCTAGGCTGGGAACCCACGTCCGGCGAAGCAAGTAAAACCGTGGAAGTACAGCCGAGCCACTGGGCGTATCCGTATATAAAAACATTAAGCGAAAAGGGCGTTCTTGCATACGCGGGGGGCTCGTATAAACCCGGCGAATACGTTACCAGGGCAGAAGCCGTACGATTAGTCGTTATAGCAGGCATCCTTAAATTTGATACAACTGGTGAGCGATTCCCCGATATCGTCGGCCATACCGATACAGAGTACATCCTAACCGGTAGAAAATACGGCATAGTATCGGGCTATCCCGATGGAACGTTTGCACCCGATACTCCGGTGTCTCGATGCGAAGCCGCTAAATTTATCTGGATATTGCAAAGGAACCTCTTGCCATAG
- the gcvPB gene encoding aminomethyl-transferring glycine dehydrogenase subunit GcvPB — protein MNTVFDISEQGKSAYSLPELDVPQRGVGELIPPHMLRSTAPRLPEVSEGEIARHYTNLSNMNYAVDTVFYPLGSCTMKYNPKVNEAAARLPGFAHIHPYQDEAQVQGALKLMYELGVWLAEIGGMNTVSLQPAAGAHGELTGMAMIRAYHEHNGNPRSVVIIPDSAHGTNPATAHMLGYRVVQVPSDKQGGVDVNALKGLINEEVAAILLTNPNTLGLFDRNVKAINEMIHQVGALSYCDGANLNAILGKSRPGDMGFDVMHFNLHKTFSTPHGGGGPGSGPVGVKKTLEPFLPTPVVMHDTAVGAYYFDFNRPLSIGKIRAFYGNFAIMVRAYCYIKALGAEGLSRVSDFAVLNANYLKEKLKGTFELPYDVTCMHEFVLSAAQYRKKGIRARDIAKRMLDYKIYPPTINFPLIVDEALMIEPTETESIFSLESLIDALKSIASEAETDPSVVIGAPHTTTVSRLNETEAARHPKLKREPIQ, from the coding sequence ATGAATACCGTATTCGATATCAGTGAACAGGGGAAAAGCGCTTATTCTTTACCGGAACTGGACGTTCCACAACGTGGTGTCGGCGAATTGATCCCTCCGCATATGCTCAGAAGTACCGCGCCTCGATTACCCGAAGTCAGCGAAGGTGAGATAGCGCGCCACTACACGAACTTATCGAATATGAACTATGCGGTCGACACGGTATTTTATCCGCTGGGCTCGTGCACTATGAAGTACAACCCCAAGGTGAACGAAGCCGCGGCACGGCTGCCGGGCTTTGCGCACATTCACCCGTACCAGGATGAAGCGCAAGTACAAGGCGCGCTCAAGCTCATGTACGAACTCGGGGTGTGGCTTGCCGAAATCGGCGGTATGAATACGGTAAGTTTGCAGCCCGCCGCCGGAGCGCACGGCGAACTTACAGGTATGGCGATGATTCGTGCCTATCACGAGCATAACGGCAACCCGCGAAGCGTTGTCATCATACCGGATTCCGCGCACGGCACGAATCCCGCTACCGCCCATATGCTCGGTTACAGGGTCGTTCAGGTTCCATCGGATAAACAGGGAGGAGTTGATGTAAATGCATTAAAAGGGCTTATCAACGAAGAAGTCGCCGCCATATTATTGACCAATCCAAACACGCTCGGCCTTTTCGACAGAAACGTAAAAGCGATTAACGAGATGATTCACCAGGTTGGCGCACTCAGCTACTGTGACGGCGCAAACCTGAATGCCATCTTGGGCAAATCCCGGCCTGGCGATATGGGCTTTGATGTAATGCACTTCAACCTTCACAAAACCTTCTCAACGCCGCACGGTGGGGGTGGACCCGGCTCCGGTCCGGTCGGCGTGAAGAAGACCCTCGAACCGTTTTTGCCAACCCCCGTCGTCATGCACGACACCGCCGTCGGCGCCTACTATTTTGACTTTAACCGGCCGTTATCTATAGGGAAGATTCGCGCATTTTACGGCAACTTCGCGATTATGGTACGGGCTTACTGCTATATCAAGGCGCTCGGGGCAGAAGGTTTGAGCAGAGTAAGCGATTTTGCGGTGCTTAATGCGAACTATCTCAAAGAAAAACTCAAAGGTACCTTCGAATTGCCCTACGATGTTACGTGCATGCATGAATTCGTTCTCTCGGCGGCTCAATACAGGAAAAAGGGCATACGCGCCCGGGACATAGCAAAGCGTATGCTCGATTACAAAATCTACCCACCAACGATCAATTTTCCCCTCATTGTAGATGAGGCGTTAATGATCGAACCGACGGAAACGGAAAGTATATTTAGCCTGGAAAGTCTTATCGATGCGCTTAAAAGTATCGCTAGTGAAGCTGAGACGGACCCATCCGTAGTTATTGGAGCACCGCATACAACGACGGTTTCACGGTTAAACGAAACTGAAGCCGCACGACATCCTAAATTAAAGCGGGAGCCTATTCAATAA
- a CDS encoding YifB family Mg chelatase-like AAA ATPase → MLAKVLSAAVIGMDAVPVEVEVDVFLGLPSVNIVGLADTAVQESKERVRSGISNSEFEFPLKRIVVNMAPADIRKEGPAFDLPIALGILAATEQIPHDNLQNYLFAGELSLTGEIRRVTGALCIAIAAKRLGKKGVVLPRPNAGEASVVDGIDIVPVKDLSETVLFLKGMLEIQPQSKDISLNENEQFELDFADVKGQEHVKRALEVAAAGAHNVLLIGPPGSGKTMLASRLPSILPRLTIDEAIEVTKIYSVADMLKSGESLITTRPFREPHHTISHAGLIGGGSYPRPGEVSLAHNGVLFLDEFPEFAKGVLQVLRQPLEEGHVTISRASASLTYPACFTLVGSMNPCPCAHLGDKVKQCVCTPRQIQLYRGRLSGPLLDRIDIHVDVPRLSKEELLHSKKGESSTLIKERVNAARAIQRDRFSKLPGRAKSASPRPIIRANAQMKAKEVGLFCDLTNEARAFIEISIDKLGLSGRAFERVLKVARTIADLAEERDIGITHIAESVQYRALDRQYM, encoded by the coding sequence ATGCTCGCAAAGGTGCTCTCGGCTGCAGTCATTGGTATGGACGCAGTACCGGTTGAGGTGGAGGTCGATGTTTTTCTCGGGCTTCCGTCAGTCAATATTGTCGGTTTAGCCGATACGGCCGTACAGGAATCGAAAGAACGGGTGCGAAGCGGCATATCCAACTCAGAATTCGAATTTCCTCTAAAGCGCATCGTTGTCAACATGGCGCCGGCAGATATTCGTAAAGAAGGGCCTGCCTTCGATCTTCCTATCGCGCTCGGTATTCTTGCCGCGACCGAGCAGATCCCGCACGATAATCTTCAAAACTATCTGTTTGCCGGCGAGCTCTCGCTCACCGGCGAGATCCGCAGGGTTACGGGTGCGCTCTGCATAGCGATCGCCGCTAAACGGCTCGGCAAAAAGGGTGTGGTACTACCTCGTCCAAATGCAGGTGAGGCTTCGGTCGTTGATGGCATCGACATCGTGCCGGTTAAGGATTTGAGCGAGACCGTGTTGTTTCTGAAAGGCATGCTGGAGATTCAGCCGCAATCAAAAGATATATCACTGAACGAAAACGAGCAATTCGAACTTGATTTTGCAGATGTAAAGGGTCAAGAGCATGTTAAGCGGGCGCTCGAGGTAGCGGCCGCAGGTGCCCATAACGTGCTTTTAATCGGCCCGCCGGGTTCGGGCAAAACGATGCTCGCTTCGCGTTTGCCTTCGATATTGCCGCGCTTGACAATCGACGAGGCTATTGAGGTGACAAAAATATACTCGGTCGCAGATATGCTTAAGAGCGGCGAATCTCTGATAACCACACGACCGTTCCGCGAACCACACCATACGATTAGTCACGCAGGTCTTATCGGTGGAGGCAGTTACCCCAGGCCCGGCGAGGTATCCCTTGCACACAACGGCGTTCTCTTTCTGGACGAGTTCCCGGAATTTGCTAAAGGCGTGCTCCAGGTATTGCGTCAACCGCTGGAGGAAGGTCATGTGACGATTTCCAGGGCGTCAGCTTCTTTAACATATCCCGCATGCTTTACGTTGGTGGGAAGTATGAACCCATGCCCTTGCGCTCATCTTGGTGATAAGGTGAAGCAGTGCGTGTGCACCCCGCGACAGATTCAGCTCTATCGCGGTAGGCTATCGGGCCCATTGCTCGACCGCATCGATATCCATGTCGATGTCCCGCGATTATCCAAAGAAGAGCTTTTGCACTCCAAGAAAGGGGAGTCGTCTACGCTCATTAAAGAGCGTGTGAATGCCGCCCGGGCGATTCAGAGAGATCGGTTCTCGAAGCTTCCAGGAAGGGCAAAAAGCGCTTCGCCGCGGCCCATAATACGAGCGAACGCACAAATGAAGGCAAAGGAAGTAGGGTTATTTTGCGACCTCACAAACGAGGCAAGGGCGTTCATAGAAATATCGATCGATAAACTTGGGTTGAGCGGACGCGCGTTTGAGCGGGTTCTCAAGGTAGCTAGAACAATTGCTGATCTGGCAGAAGAACGCGATATTGGAATCACACATATCGCCGAATCGGTTCAGTATCGAGCGCTTGATAGGCAGTATATGTAA
- the gcvH gene encoding glycine cleavage system protein GcvH — protein MIPEDLKYYKEHEWVRAEDNTATIGITDYAQDSLGDIVYVDLPEPGKQVSAGDVAGEIESVKSTAELHTPVSGTIIEVNKSVADAPEVINDDSYGKGWLFKIRFSNPSEADGLMSAQEYEEYIKGL, from the coding sequence ATGATACCTGAAGACTTGAAATACTATAAGGAGCACGAGTGGGTTAGGGCTGAAGATAACACAGCCACGATAGGCATAACAGATTATGCACAGGATTCGCTGGGTGATATCGTCTACGTTGATTTACCGGAACCGGGCAAACAGGTATCGGCCGGCGACGTAGCCGGTGAAATCGAATCGGTGAAATCAACCGCCGAATTGCATACGCCCGTAAGCGGAACGATTATTGAAGTAAATAAAAGCGTTGCCGATGCTCCTGAGGTTATAAACGATGACTCTTATGGTAAGGGGTGGCTGTTTAAGATCCGGTTCAGTAACCCGTCGGAAGCCGACGGCCTTATGAGCGCGCAGGAATACGAAGAATACATAAAGGGGTTGTAG
- the gcvT gene encoding glycine cleavage system aminomethyltransferase GcvT, whose product MLKRTPLYDAEQAMNAHFTEFAGWKMPLYYSSIIKEHMAVRTSVGIFDISHLGKLFIKGQGATALMQCLIASDIEKVAVGCGTYAIYCNENGGVLDDEIVYRLGPDEYLAVPNAARTEFIKTWAAGHAPETVTITNRTPELCLLALQGPESDTILKNVFHENPASYKRYAVRHVVVNGYEYTVMKSGYTGENGYEIIAAPKGARYAWDALLGSGVTPCGLGARDTLRLEMGYMLYGHELTPAITPLEARLERLVAFDKGDFIGREALLEQKREGIDKRLIGFVMDEGIARDGSTILDKVNFDEIGWVTSGGYSPVLQAGIGLGYIKSEFYQIGLAIYLRVRDKLLQGHLAERPFIYTPKTRITQEKAS is encoded by the coding sequence ATGTTAAAACGAACACCTCTTTATGACGCAGAGCAAGCCATGAACGCTCACTTTACTGAATTCGCCGGTTGGAAGATGCCGTTGTATTATTCAAGCATAATTAAGGAGCATATGGCGGTTCGTACGTCTGTCGGCATCTTCGATATTTCCCATCTAGGCAAACTCTTTATTAAAGGGCAAGGGGCAACGGCCCTCATGCAGTGCTTGATCGCCTCTGATATTGAAAAAGTTGCCGTCGGTTGCGGTACGTACGCGATATATTGCAACGAGAACGGCGGAGTGCTCGACGATGAAATAGTCTACCGGCTTGGCCCGGACGAATACCTCGCCGTACCCAACGCGGCCAGAACCGAATTTATCAAAACCTGGGCTGCCGGGCATGCGCCGGAAACCGTTACCATAACAAACCGCACACCAGAGTTGTGCCTTCTCGCGTTACAAGGGCCCGAGTCGGACACGATCCTAAAAAATGTATTTCACGAGAACCCGGCTTCATATAAGCGCTATGCGGTGAGACACGTTGTGGTTAATGGGTACGAGTATACGGTGATGAAATCAGGCTATACGGGTGAAAACGGCTACGAGATTATTGCGGCACCTAAGGGCGCGCGCTACGCCTGGGACGCGTTACTTGGAAGCGGGGTTACGCCCTGCGGCTTGGGTGCGCGCGATACCTTACGGCTTGAAATGGGATACATGCTGTACGGGCATGAGCTGACACCGGCCATCACACCTTTGGAGGCAAGGCTTGAGCGTTTGGTGGCATTCGACAAGGGTGATTTTATCGGCAGAGAAGCGTTGCTCGAGCAAAAACGAGAAGGAATAGATAAAAGGCTCATCGGCTTTGTTATGGATGAGGGGATTGCCCGGGACGGCAGCACTATTCTCGATAAAGTGAATTTCGATGAGATAGGTTGGGTCACGAGCGGGGGATATTCGCCGGTGCTGCAAGCCGGTATCGGTTTGGGTTACATAAAGAGCGAGTTCTATCAAATAGGTCTCGCAATCTACCTGCGAGTCCGCGATAAACTGCTGCAAGGGCACCTGGCTGAGCGACCCTTCATCTACACACCTAAGACACGTATTACACAAGAGAAGGCTTCGTAG
- the gcvPA gene encoding aminomethyl-transferring glycine dehydrogenase subunit GcvPA: MDFIPITAQDKKRMLETTGFDTVDELFGTSIPGNVRLNRPLNLPAGTSEYELIRHMRNVAADNADLTEYVSFLGAGAYDHFIPSIVDAIISLPEFNTPYTPYQAEVSQGILQSLFEYQTMISELTGLDIANASLYDGSTAMAEAALLAHDVTGNRRIIVSGAVHPEYRAVLKTYTMGIGATIETVSVSNGATDTDALEELADDGCACIIVQQPNFFGYLENVDAISAIAARYPALLLVSFDPVSLGILKPPAEYGADVVTAEGQLFGNSLSFGGPYLGVFACRGEYLRRVPGHLISATNDTAGRTGYVLTLQTREQHIKRERATSNICTCEVLNAIAAAVHLSYLGPNGLREVATQCTQKAHYAFEQLKSIDYLEPLSDAPFFKEFAFKSSRSVPSINERLYDKGIIGGFDIGRVLPEHEDTILFCVTEKRTKDEIDTMVRVMRSL, from the coding sequence GTGGATTTCATTCCGATAACCGCGCAAGATAAGAAGCGTATGCTTGAGACTACCGGTTTTGATACGGTCGACGAGCTGTTCGGCACGTCGATTCCCGGTAATGTGCGGCTTAACCGGCCGCTGAATCTGCCCGCAGGAACTAGTGAATACGAGCTTATCCGCCATATGCGCAACGTAGCGGCAGATAACGCCGACCTTACAGAATACGTCTCGTTTCTCGGCGCCGGCGCTTACGACCACTTTATACCGAGCATCGTCGATGCCATAATATCACTGCCGGAGTTCAACACGCCTTACACGCCGTACCAGGCTGAGGTAAGCCAGGGTATTCTGCAATCGCTCTTTGAGTACCAGACGATGATAAGCGAGCTTACCGGGCTCGATATAGCCAACGCTTCACTATACGACGGCTCGACTGCAATGGCGGAAGCGGCGCTCCTTGCGCACGATGTAACCGGCAACCGCAGGATTATCGTAAGCGGGGCAGTTCACCCGGAATACCGGGCCGTTCTCAAAACGTATACCATGGGAATCGGCGCGACAATAGAAACGGTGTCGGTAAGCAACGGTGCAACCGATACGGACGCGCTTGAGGAGCTGGCGGATGATGGGTGCGCCTGCATTATCGTCCAGCAACCGAATTTCTTCGGGTATCTTGAAAACGTCGATGCTATCAGCGCGATCGCTGCCCGGTATCCGGCGCTGTTGCTCGTTTCGTTTGATCCGGTCTCTCTCGGCATATTAAAACCGCCTGCGGAGTATGGGGCCGATGTCGTAACCGCGGAAGGCCAGCTGTTTGGCAACAGTCTTAGCTTCGGTGGACCGTATCTTGGGGTGTTTGCCTGCCGCGGCGAGTACCTTCGCAGGGTACCCGGGCACCTTATCAGCGCTACCAACGATACGGCCGGCAGGACTGGATATGTTCTAACGCTGCAGACCCGCGAGCAGCACATTAAGCGCGAACGGGCGACGTCGAATATCTGCACGTGCGAGGTATTAAACGCGATTGCGGCCGCCGTTCACTTAAGCTATCTGGGCCCAAACGGTTTGCGCGAGGTTGCGACACAGTGCACACAGAAAGCCCACTACGCATTCGAGCAATTAAAAAGCATTGATTATCTCGAACCGCTCTCTGATGCCCCATTTTTCAAGGAATTTGCGTTCAAGTCATCACGGTCGGTTCCCAGCATAAACGAGCGCCTTTATGATAAAGGCATAATCGGAGGTTTTGATATCGGCCGTGTCCTACCCGAGCATGAAGATACGATCCTTTTCTGCGTGACTGAAAAGCGCACAAAAGACGAGATAGATACAATGGTACGCGTGATGAGGTCGCTCTAA